A section of the Humulus lupulus chromosome 2, drHumLupu1.1, whole genome shotgun sequence genome encodes:
- the LOC133819270 gene encoding uncharacterized protein LOC133819270: MKEKGVNWSSSLTNPCLPWSSPLLHWRFGILTSLVLVGMVVVWSIDGCTIRTFLEAWKSNQDFLTMKVSTTGLDNLTHINGGLRLNSSSIVVNQTQNQSQNQTNSTRLSTHFNFDTPLNLTHYEPLLSQNSSIISSESDQNLTRPVVVPTPVSLSWVEAELEPNVTSNLLARWLSPGGLPCRDSRTVEIAIPGLDGQDLIELPAGKIHEFGFQALDEVKNPRCLGGDYFETDLSGDSWKSRPLVKDFSNGSYSVSLQVHPDFVGTYNLTIILLFRHFEGLKFSPSRFAYDREVRKIQIRFYNSSSAQLPTIPFCKESDFGRDIWSGRWTRHGRNDACEIGNDGRYRCLAAKFPCQKPWCDGSLGSLESNGWVYSTHCSFRLFSADSAWNCLSNRWIFFWGDSNHVDTIRNILNFVLDLPEIHSVPRRFDMNFTNPKNPSQTVRITSIFNGHWNETQNYQGLNSLKDEGFRNLVKKYFSEDTVPDTVIMNSGLHDGIFWSTIRAFSKGATYAASFWAEVLDSVRQRGLKAPKVFYRTTIATGGYARSLAFNPSKMEAFNWVVLEKFRQAGVVSGVIDNFDMTFPWHFDNRCNDGVHYGRGPAKMRWRDGQIGHQYFVDLMLAHVLLNALCVR; this comes from the coding sequence ATGAAGGAGAAGGGAGTAAACTGGTCTTCATCCTTAACGAACCCATGTCTTCCTTGGTCGAGTCCGTTGCTCCATTGGCGATTTGGGATTCTGACGAGTCTGGTTCTTGTCGGCATGGTTGTGGTTTGGAGCATCGACGGTTGCACCATAAGGACTTTTCTTGAAGCTTGGAAGTCTAACCAAGATTTCCTCACTATGAAGGTTAGTACCACTGGGCTAGATAATCTCACCCATATCAATGGCGGTTTGCGTTTAAACTCTTCCAGCATTGTGGTTAACCAGACCCAGAACCAGAGCCAGAACCAAACCAACTCGACCCGGTTGAGTACTCACTTCAATTTTGATACCCCACTTAATCTAACTCATTACGAGCCACTTTTGAGTCAGAACTCGTCTATTATTTCTAGTGAGTCGGACCAGAATCTAACTCGTCCTGTAGTAGTTCCAACCCCGGTGAGTTTGAGTTGGGTTGAAGCTGAGTTAGAGCCAAACGTGACGTCTAATCTCCTGGCCCGGTGGTTAAGTCCTGGAGGATTGCCTTGCAGGGATTCTAGGACGGTGGAGATTGCTATTCCTGGCTTGGACGGTCAGGATTTGATCGAGTTGCCAGCCGGTAAAATCCATGAATTTGGGTTTCAAGCGTTGGATGAGGTTAAGAATCCTCGTTGTTTAGGTGGGGATTACTTTGAGACTGATCTTTCTGGGGATTCATGGAAATCTAGGCCTCTAGTGAAAGATTTTAGTAATGGGTCTTACTCCGTTTCACTTCAAGTACACCCAGATTTCGTAGGTACTTACAATCTTACTATAATACTTCTTTTTAGGCACTTTGAGGGTCTTAAGTTTTCACCTTCTAGATTTGCCTATGATAGAGAGGTTCGTAAGATTCAAATCAGGTTCTATAATAGCAGCTCTGCTCAATTGCCAACGATTCCATTTTGCAAGGAATCTGATTTTGGTAGAGACATTTGGTCTGGAAGGTGGACTAGGCATGGAAGAAATGATGCTTGTGAAATTGGAAATGATGGCCGGTACCGATGCCTGGCTGCGAAATTTCCATGCCAGAAGCCATGGTGTGATGGCTCACTGGGGTCTTTGGAGAGTAATGGTTGGGTTTACTCAACACATTGTTCTTTTAGATTGTTTTCAGCTGATTCTGCTTGGAATTGCTTGAGTAACAGATGGATTTTCTTCTGGGGAGACTCTAATCACGTGGACACAATTCGGAACATTCTCAATTTTGTCTTGGATCTGCCTGAGATACACTCGGTACCTAGACGATTCGATATGAATTTCACTAATCCTAAGAACCCTTCTCAAACAGTTAGAATCACAAGCATATTCAACGGTCATTGGAACGAAACACAGAACTATCAAGGCTTGaattctttgaaagatgaagggTTTAGGAACTTGGTAAAGAAGTACTTCTCTGAAGACACAGTTCCAGACACTGTAATTATGAATTCTGGTTTACATGATGGAATCTTTTGGTCTACCATTAGAGCATTCTCCAAAGGAGCAACTTATGCAGCTTCGTTTTGGGCAGAAGTTTTGGATTCTGTGAGGCAAAGGGGACTGAAAGCCCCAAAAGTTTTTTACCGTACCACAATAGCCACTGGTGGGTATGCAAGATCTCTGGCCTTCAACCCAAGCAAGATGGAGGCTTTCAATTGGGTAGTTTTGGAGAAGTTTAGGCAAGCTGGGGTTGTATCTGGTGTGATTGATAACTTTGACATGACTTTTCCATGGCATTTTGATAACCGTTGCAATGACGGGGTTCACTATGGCCGGGGTCCAGCAAAGATGAGATGGCGGGACGGCCAAATCGGGCACCAGTATTTTGTAGACCTCATGTTGGCTCATGTTCTGTTGAATGCTCTATGTGTAAGATAG